TCCTGTGCTGCTCTGTTCTCACTCACACCGAACTCCTGGCCTATAGttagtgtttctttctttctttctttctttttaaacatattttattgattatgctattacagttgtcccatttcccccctttattctcctctaccctgcaccccccctctcacttgcattccccccctttagttcatgtccatgggtcatacatgtaagttctttagcttctacatttcctgtactatttattcttaacctccccccctgtctattttctacctaccatttatgcttcttattctctgtgccttttcccctcctctcaccctcccactcccccactgataaccctgcatgtgatctctatttctgtggttctgttcctgttctagttgtttgcttagtttgtttttggttttgtttttgtttaggttcagttgttaataactgagtttgttgtcattttactgttcatagttttgatcttcttctttttcttagataagtccctttaacatttcatgtaataagggctgggtgctgatgaactcctttaacttgaccttatctgagaagcactttatcttcccttccattctaaatgatagctttgctagatagcaTAATGTtagatgtagttccttgcctttcatgacttggaatacttctttccagccccttcttgcctgtaaggtctcttttgagaaatcagctgatagtctaatgggaagtcctttgtaggtaactatctccttttttcttgccacatttaagattctctccttctgtttaatcttggctaatgtaattatgatgtgccttggtgtgtgcttctttgggtccaacttctatgggactctctgggcttcctggacttcctggaagtctatttcctttgccaaattagggaagttctccttcattatttgttcaaacaagttttcaacttcttgctcttcctcttctccttctgacacccctatgattcagatgttggaatgtttaaagatgtcctggaggttcctaagtctctcctcatttttttgaattcttatttcttcattctgttctggttgaatgtttctttcttccttgtggtccacaccattgatttgagtcccagtttccttccctttactgttggctccctgtacattttcctttatttcacttagcatagccttcattttttcatcttatttgtgaccaaattcaaccaattctgtgagcatcctgattaccagtgttttgaactgtgcatctgataggttcgctatctctttgttgcttagttgtattttttttggagccttgatctgttctttcattcgggccttttttttttttttttttgtctccgggcacctattacatagtaaggggtggagccttaggtgtacactagggcggggcaacccacattgctgctttgtgatgctgtatgtggggaaggggtccaagagggaacaggctgcttgctctgttctctgtgggctttcagtcacttcccccactacccacaaacaaattgggcttttctggtgctgactcgtgggtgggtttgtgtatattctaggaccctgtgggtctctccaacaaactctcctgtgaggctgggagtttctccagctgccacctcaaccctcacatGTGTTTTTAgttcagaggctttgaggctttatttccccatgatgGAACACTGGGTTGTGTGGTCAGTCTCCCTCCCCTGTTGtacctcctggtttatctgcatgtgaatgtgggaccacctggtcctccagccgccaccttgcctgtttccgcccctcctactggtctggatgaatgtttcttctttaactccttggttgtcagacttccatacagttcaattttctgtcagttctggttgtttttgtttttaaatttgtcgttgtcctccttgttgtacaaggaggcacagtgtgtctacctaccatcttggccagaagtcctagtGTTTCTATTTTGATTTGTAACTATCCACTTACATAGTTATTTCTAGTGAGCCAGTCGTTTGTCTGCTTTGTCATGCGTTTAGCCTTTGCATGGCTCCATAGCCCAGCTGACTGCACCTAGGCGCTTGTACCTAAAATCATTTCTTTGAATGAAGTGGGCGAAGACGTTCCTTAATTATTTACACTGCGCCTTTATTCAAGAAGCGAAGCAGCAGGATCTGCTTTCCTGCCGGATGGTTTATGCTCTGTAAGTCCAGGCACATTCTCCTGTTTGTGGCGGCATCAGGTTGCCTTGTCCCTCAAACTGCCAACAGCCACATGGAAAGAGCTGGCCAAGCAATTCGGCCAAGCCCAAGTGGAAAGAGCTGCGTTTGCATGGTGTCTGTGGCCTCAGTGTGGGATAGTGTCCTTGTGTCACAAGAACAGCAGTCACACAAAGTGCTGGTCCACAGGGAGGGCTGATTGCCTTCAGGCCGGGGCACAAGCAGTGACTCACCGTGAATtcccgtctgtctgtctgtctgtctgtctgcctgtctttcCCTACAGGGCATCTCCACATCATTAGGGATTCTGGCAGACCTCTTCATGTCCATGAGCAATCAAGAGTACgagaaatttaaaaacagccCGTGGATGAACTTGGTAACTATTGCTCACCAAACTGGGGTGCAGATGGTGGGGTGCTAGAGTCAGGGAGCACAGCGTCTCCCCTCACGGGTGACATCCACACTGCTGGGGACAGTTCCGGGGTGTTCTGTGGGCTGTGTTGCCCCAGCACCTGGCCTGGCCCCAGATATGCAGAGGTCATTCAGTGACGGGGAAGGAGTTTCCAAATGAGCACAGAATTCAGTTTCCACACATGGGCCACCTCGACGACAAAGGAAAAtggttttttaagtttttaaacatgtttaaagTTTCATCATCAGTTACTCAAATCAGAGCATCAGTCACTTCTCGAGGCCCCTAGCCCTACTAATAATGATTCCTACTGTTTACACATCGCTTTACAATCCAGAAAGCCTGTCTGTGTATATGATCCACATGAAGTCCTTTGGGCAACAGGTGTCACCCCCATTCTAGGGAGACAtaagctgaggtccagagagacTGGGTCAGGTATGCAGTATGAAGCCTCTAAGGAAGCTGCCCGGAGCAGAGCCAGACCCCGGGACCGCCAGGGTCTATCTCGGCGGGAGGACACTGGCCTGTGCTCCCACACTGTCTGGAAGCTGAGGTTTTCACATGATCTCCGAGGTGGCCATTTTTGTGAAGTGCCAAGTGACAGCAGTGGCCACACTCAGTGCCAGCAGCATGAGGACAAACCCACGCAGCTTGCTGGCAGTGACTGGAACCTCAGCCATTGCTTTTGCTGCCAGACAAACACAGGGGGAAGACTCTGTACCTCATTCACTGAAGCTGTCCCCTggacctccccagccccacccatatGCATCACCCTCACATGGGGTGTgggtcccctcccctcagcagagATCAAGCTCCCAGCAGGCTCATCGCCTGCGAGTCCTTGTGTCTAGAACAGCAGCTGACACCAAGGTGCTCGTGCACATTTCTAAACTGAATGGACGGACCTAATTGCTGTGAAACTATAGATCAGAGGGCTCTCTGCCGAGAACAATTCAGAGACCAGCCGTTAATCTGGCTGCAGAACGTGTGGGGTTCCTCCAGAGTGGATGGTGCAGATGATGCTGTCAGGGTGCCATGCCAGCCCTCtttggggtggggatggtgcGGGAGAGAGGCAGTCACTCTTCTGTGGCCCAGTTCTCAAGCAATTGAGACAGGTTGGGGGAGGCAGGGCACCCCTGAGACTCGGCTTCATAGCCTGCCTGTTGCTGTGGCCCCTGCTCTCTCCCAGGGCCTGCTGAGGGTCACAGACCACCGCCTGCTGTCAGCCGCCGAAGCCTGCAAGCTAGCAGCCACCCTCAGTCCCTACACACCGCTCTTCGTACTCACGGCCATGGTAAGTGGGGCGTGGGGTGGGCATCAGGGTCAGATCACAGGGTCAGATGTCCTGTGCGGAGGTTTCATGGGTAGAGTGGGGACATCCTGGTGGGACCTCACTAATTCCCCCAGAGGAGTGGAGGCCATCTGCTCCAGAGCACTGTCCCCAGCACTTCACAATCACCAAGGGCCTTTTCAGAATGCACAGCCCTGGGCTGCCCCCTTGATCCTGTGAATGCAACATTCTGGGATTGGTCCCCAGAGACCTTTAGTGTTGCAACACTGCCCAGGTGACTCAAACGCATGGGATGCTTCGGGGCCACCAGTCCATTTTTCTATTACCGAACAAACAATGTGTTTCTCTACAGCAGCCTTATTCTTGTAGAGAAACTTACCACATCCCATGCATAGACTCCGTTCGTAACATCGCAGACGGAAAACACTGGAGGCTGCAGGAGGGTGTAGTTCCTGCCAGCCAGTCCCACCTGCCAGTCCCTCCTCCGCTGTCACCAAGAAAACCCTGCATTCACTGTTCGATTGTGTGTTTTTCCTATCATACCCATGGCACACACTTGTCATCCTACACTTCAGTGTTTGTTTCTCCATAGTATCCTAATGACTGTTCTCCAGGAATTCCACAGGTTTCCTGTTTCACCTCTAGTGCTCAGGTCCATGTCTGATTTTGCATGTGTTATTTTCTCAGAACATCCGTGGCATGTGCTTGCTGTCCTACACTGGTTCTGACGACTGTCCTCCAGGCATGAGAACTGCGCATCTGAGGGAAGCCAGAGAGGCCTTCGAGATTGGCCTTCTCACCCAGAGACACGATGAGCCAGCAATGGGAAGGCAGGAGCTCCACAGTCTCCTCAGAGCAGCATTCGGCCTGGCCACGGTGCACCGCCGGCTCCACGGGGAGACAGGGCCAGGCCTCATGGCTGGGCAGCTCTGCTGCGAGGCCATGGGGAAGCTGTATGCATTCAGTGCCTCTGCTGGGAGTCAGGAGCGAGTCGCTCTTGCCCGGGAAGTCGTGTGCGTTGTCAGCCAGGTGAAGGACCATTTGCAGGTTCAGAGCTTTGCAATCTCAGAAGACGGGGCTTATGTCCCAGCGGGTTTCGAGTGTGGGCTACACAAGCCCATCCTGCACGAACAAGTAGATTTCCAGAAAATCCTTGAAACCTATTCACAGCACCACACTTCCGTGTGTGAAGTATTTAAAAGCACttgtgaaaacaacaaaaacaaacaaacagatgcCAACCCGGAAATCTGAATCACTGCActtaaaacagacacaaaaagcATAGAAACCATGAGTATGGAGGACAGATCATGTCTTCAGGCAGGCGGGGGAATGTCCTGTTCCCAGGTTGCTCAGAATGGCCAGGAGGCacccaggagggcaggaaggagaggctgggCCCGTTCAGATATCTTCCGAGTCCCCTTGGACCCAGATGTGGGGACTGAGATGGAGTCACCAGGCCACCGCAGCGGCAGGGTAGCTACTTTGAATGATAGCCAGAGCTCCTGTTCCTGGAGCACATTATCAGGGTGCAGTGCTTCTACCAGCTGGGAAGATGTGAGTGACCATGGAGACAAGAGCCCGACCAGAGGACAGCCTAGTGGAGAGCATCTGGGGGACGCTCAGCGTCCTGTAGCCGGCGCAAGAGAGCAGGGGAGTGACGAGGGAAGCACAGCCCTGTGTTCACTGGCTTCAGAGCTTCATGGCCTCTCTTTCCCAGGGTCCAAGGAAGATAGTTCAGAGTCCTGTCCACCTTGTGGTGCCAGGGCCACGCTCTTGGCCTCCAGCACAGGGCAGCTGGAGGGAGGTCTGGAAGAAATGCAGGAAGTCAGAACTACGGGCTCCAGAGATACTTCTGCTCATCCCAGACTCTCATCTGGGTCTGCTTCTTGGTCTCCTGATCCTGGTTGGCCCAAGAACATGGCCCCCCCTCCTTCAATCCAAGATGAAGAGACCTTTGAAATAATCGATAACTTTCCAGAAACCAGCTGTGATGCCAGAAACCAGTCCGGAGGAGACAAGGGAGAACTCACACATGGCACTGGCCTTGCATTGAAAGGGAGCCCCGCTGAGGTGGACCCAGAAGGGGAAACAGCAGATGGCACAGAGGACACACCTCTGGGCTCCCACGGAGGCACGGGCAATTCTCTAGGCAGAAGTTCCACAGTGGCATGTcactctgtctctcctctctggcCTGGTCAGAACCCGGACAGGGGACAAAGCAGGTGCTCAGTCCCAGAGCCAGATGTGGACCCTGACGCATCCACGGTGGATGAGCAGGGCCAGCTCCTCGACCTGATGGGGCAGCGTGACCATCCCGGGCTGTGTGCCCCGAGGCAGCCCTGTGCTTCAGGGACCGGGCTGCCCCCTGTCCCCAGAAGCCATGAGGACTGCGAGACCACCGAGGAAAGGAACATGCCTGAAGATGTGCTCAACTGCAGCCACAACTCCAGCTCGTCCTCAGCGAGCTGGTGGAACTCTCCCATGTTCTCCAGCGGGTCCTCGGAGGCGGGGAGCCCCTGGTCCTACCTGAATTCCAGCGGGAGCTCTTTTGTTTCCTTGGCAGGGTCAATGAGGCAGGAGACCCTCGAGGCTCGCACCCTGCAGCCCAATGACCTTGAAAGGCTGCTGGCAGGGGTGACACATGAGTGGCTATTCCAGAGGCTGGAGCACACAGGGGTGTTCAAACCCAGCCAGCTACTCCGGGCATACGGTGAGTGTGGCAGCCTCAGGCAGGTGCAGCTGGGAGGCACCTCTGTGCTGGGGACCGTGGAGGAGCTGGTGTTCATCCCTTAAAGTGCAGGGGAGACGGAGGCCCTATCATGCTGGGAAGGTGTGGAGAAAGGTGCCCTGCAGGCTGCCCTGGCTCAGCTGGGCGGCTCCAGAGGCTCCAGGACTCGGGCCATCTGTGTTTGGAGGTTTGCTAGAAGGACATACAAGGCGATCTGGAGATGGGAATCTCAGCAGCCTTGGGGACAGCCAGGCTCTGGGGCGGCTCTGGGTGCCATTTCCTCGCAGCGCCTGTTCTTTTGTTCTCACTCACAAGCAGCAATTTCTCACGGCACTTTGCCACACAGCTTCCAGGAGAGAGAGTCTGGCCTAGCAGACCACCAGCCTTCCACTGGGCAGAGAGCTTTACCCCTGTGCACCGAGAGGTCTCCAGCTAGCGAGGGGAATGGTGAGGTACCCGCCTGTCAGCACCAGCTTCCCGCCTGAGGAGCAGCCTGAGGTTCCCTCCTGCAGCGGCCCGGGATGCGGACACCTGCCAGGCACACATCCAGGGCGGCTCAGGAGGGGTAGAGGCTCCGGgaagaaaacaagacaaaggTCTCCTCCTAGCCCAGAGAGTTCCTTCATAATGTCTAAGATACTGaagaattattgatttttttttaactactgcaAAGTACACTTCAGAAGAAGCCATGAAGCTGGCTAAGCTCTGGGTTCTAAGGTGGCGGTTCTCAGTCAGGCACCACATGGGCCCCGGAGGCTCTTAAACCTCCAGGCCTCACCTGAGAGATGCCCGTCTGACACCTTGGGCTGTGGGTCCAGGCATCGgtattttttcccagttttattgagaaataatcgACATACATCATTGTGTAAGTTTGAGACGTGCAGCATGAAGGTTTGATTACAAGTGAAGTGATTCCAATAGGTTCACTAACATTCATCTTCtcatataaatacaataaaaatgaaagagagaaaaaagggaaaaagagtcTCCTTATGATGAGAACCCTCAGGATTTCCTCTCTGAACAACACTCCTGGATCTCCAAACCGCAGCGCCGGCGGCAACAGGCTCGCTATTGGCTGCGTCCTGTGGACGCAGCTTCTTACACTGGAGTCTGACCTCCTTCCTCCAGAGCCCGCCCCACCCTCACCTCTAGTAACCACAActctgatatctctctctctctctctctctctctctctctctctctctctctctctctctctctctccccttattCCACATAAAAGTGTCATCATACAATACCCTAAAATGTAGCATTTCTTCCTTGGGGTTCACGTCAGTCCTTCTCCTCAAAGAGCTACTTCTTGCTCGCCCGCTTCCTCCGTTCTTCAAGGCAGAGGTGGTCCTTTTTTTTATCctaccttttcctttttcagttgAGTTTACATCTTTGTACAGTAgctataatttttcaagtaattCCTAGACTTTCCCAACTTaaacaaaacaaggaagagaaaaaagggtgTGCTTTAATGTCTAATCTGGATCCCTGGAGTTGCTGGGAACATCTGAGGTACAATTTGGACTTATTGCTGCCCATGACACCTGGCACCCCAGGTGGCCAGGAGAAGGTGTGGGGCCTGTGCCAGGACCGTCTGGGGTCTTGTGTTTCTAAGGCCCTTCACTGTCCTTGCTATTCATACAAAAACGCTGCCTTTGTCTTAAAGTTGCTGTCACAAACAAGATTCTGTGGCTCAAGGgctattcttcattttattctagAGCTTTTCTTGCTTATTGTACTTTGCTACCTTTTTATCAGTCGTCACAGAAGAGGCTGACATTTGAGAAATGCACAAAGAAGTTGAAGATTTCAGATATGCTGGATGAGGACCTGTGTTACTTCAACGTTGTCCATCAATTGTgacatcatttggaaaataagatccattttcttcatcttttattttacagatgctCTTTTGTTGAAATATTCTAAGAAATCTGACTTGTGGACGGCCCAGGAAACTGTAGTATACCTGGGGGACTACCtgaaagtgaagaagaaaggcAGGCAAAGAAACGCTTTCTGGGTCCATCACCTTCACCAAGAGGAAACGCTGGGGAGGTATTGCTTGAAAACGTTGATGCCACTCCTGTAAAAAGGGCTAATTTTCCTCTCTGCTACCTACCGTTGCCCCCTTACCACTGTTCTGCTTTCTGCATCTCAGTTACCCCtggtcaaccacagtctgaaaattccagaaacaaataaCTCATAAGTTTTATACGTGTGCCATTTGGATGACACCACACATGgtcccctccatccctcccagaACGTGAATCATCCTTTTATCCAGCATGTCCCCACCCACTGGTCACTTAGCAGTGTCTCCATTGTAGCTCAGCTATTGAGGTATCGTAGTGCCTGAGTTCAAGTCACCCCGATTTTATGTCACAGTGCCACATTCACATACCTCATTACAGTGCATTTACCATTAGTCACTGTTGTTACTCTCTTACCATGCCTGACTTAATAAATTAATCCTTGTCACGCATATAGGGAAAATGTAGTATATGTAGGACTCAGTACCatttgtggtttcaggcatccaccagGGGTCCCCCCCCCCAGATAAGGAGGGACCACTGTAATCATTAATGAGATTTTGAAAAGGCGGAGAAAGCTGGCCAGAAAATATGTTTTCAGCTTCCTACTCCCTCGTCCTGGTTAACTTATTGGTAACAGTTTCCACGGACTGGCCAACATTCTGTCAGCTGTCTTGCACAGACCGACATGACTCGGACCCATTATGGAAACGTTGCCACCCCATGGGAAAGATAGGAAAGGTGGAGCATCTGCCCATTGGCAGGAGAGAGAATGTGCTGGCAGGAGCTAGTTCAACTATGAGAGCCATACTTCTCATACATAAACAAGCCTGCAGAAAAGGCAAGAGAACCCTTTGAGGCCTGAGATGCATTGCGTCCAGGTAGATACGCGGCTGGGAGCCCAGATTCACCTGCACGGGGGTGGGCCGAGGGCCCATAGGGCAGAGCTGCCCAGTGAGGGGACCCGGGTCAGAGATGGTGGTGCGAAGCAGGGAGCAGGGATGGCTGCATCCTCCAGGAAACGGCTACTGAggtggttttgtttgttcataGATATGTTGGGAAGGAGTATAAGGACCCGAAGAAGCTGTGGCTCCATTTCTCTGATGTGGAGCGACAGATGACTGCCCAGCACTATGTGACCGAATTTAACAAGAGACTTTATGAACAGAAGATCCCAACACAGATATTCTATATCCCGTCTGCGATACTGCTGGTAAGATTGAAGAGAACAGGTTCTTGGGTGAGCTGGCCCATAAACATAGGTTAGATTTCTCTCCCCAGCCTACCATCTGTTTTCCTCCACCATCATTCTCGTGAAAATCAGCTCAGTCACCAGCCTCCTCTACCTGCTTCATCCATGTAGACAGGTA
This window of the Desmodus rotundus isolate HL8 chromosome 9, HLdesRot8A.1, whole genome shotgun sequence genome carries:
- the ALPK1 gene encoding LOW QUALITY PROTEIN: alpha-protein kinase 1 (The sequence of the model RefSeq protein was modified relative to this genomic sequence to represent the inferred CDS: substituted 1 base at 1 genomic stop codon), yielding MQDRRGAAAALLEDCQHLLARMTQAPTPSTSEDMLSGASLPSELRTLIQEAKDMKWPFVPERWQYKQAVGPEDKANLQDVIGPGLQPLLVSLRASILARDCATAAAILFVSDRLLYGLDVSRQVLRVAKGLHKLWPATPVAPQLVIRQARVSVNTGKLLKAEYILSSLISNDGATGTWRYRNESDRVLVQSVCVQIRGQILQKLGMWSEAAELTWASIAGYLTLPQPDKKGISTSLGILADLFMSMSNQEYEKFKNSPWMNLGLLRVTDHRLLSAAEACKLAATLSPYTPLFVLTAMNIRGMCLLSYTGSDDCPPGMRTAHLREAREAFEIGLLTQRHDEPAMGRQELHSLLRAAFGLATVHRRLHGETGPGLMAGQLCCEAMGKLYAFSASAGSQERVALAREVVCVVSQVKDHLQVQSFAISEDGAYVPAGFECGLHKPILHEQVDFQKILETYSQHHTSVCEVFKSTCENNKNKQTDANPEIXITALKTDTKSIETMSMEDRSCLQAGGGMSCSQVAQNGQEAPRRAGRRGWARSDIFRVPLDPDVGTEMESPGHRSGRVATLNDSQSSCSWSTLSGCSASTSWEDVSDHGDKSPTRGQPSGEHLGDAQRPVAGAREQGSDEGSTALCSLASELHGLSFPGSKEDSSESCPPCGARATLLASSTGQLEGGLEEMQEVRTTGSRDTSAHPRLSSGSASWSPDPGWPKNMAPPPSIQDEETFEIIDNFPETSCDARNQSGGDKGELTHGTGLALKGSPAEVDPEGETADGTEDTPLGSHGGTGNSLGRSSTVACHSVSPLWPGQNPDRGQSRCSVPEPDVDPDASTVDEQGQLLDLMGQRDHPGLCAPRQPCASGTGLPPVPRSHEDCETTEERNMPEDVLNCSHNSSSSSASWWNSPMFSSGSSEAGSPWSYLNSSGSSFVSLAGSMRQETLEARTLQPNDLERLLAGVTHEWLFQRLEHTGVFKPSQLLRAYDALLLKYSKKSDLWTAQETVVYLGDYLKVKKKGRQRNAFWVHHLHQEETLGRYVGKEYKDPKKLWLHFSDVERQMTAQHYVTEFNKRLYEQKIPTQIFYIPSAILLILEGKRIQGCVSVEPYILGEFVKLSNNTKVVKTEYKATEYGLAYGHFSYEFSNHREVVVDLQGWVTGDGKGLIYLTDPQIHSADQKGIAANFGRRGISYFFNHQHTDCNEICRRLSLTRPFAESPNQPRVARVGG